The genomic segment GGCCAACTGCGGAGACTTTGTCGAAGAGGCGGTGGAGTATCACAACCAGGTGGCAGCTCAGCCCATCCTGCAGAACAAGAGGACGGCGCTTAGGACAAATGAAGAGAGGCTCCTGTTTGTCGGGGGGGAGGTGTCGGAGAATTGCCTGGAGCTGAGTGACGACACGTGCTTTCTGGACCCCAAAACGGGGCAGTGGGTGAAGGAGACGCCGCTCCCAGCAAGGCGGAGCCACCACTGCGTGGCAGTCCTTGGGGGGTTCATCTTCCTCGCCGGAGGCAGCTTTTTACGCGACAACGGTGGGGATGCTGCGTCTGGTCTTCTCTATAGGTATGATCCTCGGTGTAAACAGTGGATAAAGGTGAGGCTTGAGCTGCAATAGAAATTTTTCTTTCTATATGTCTGAGGATAAAGGGGGACAACATTTCTGCATCCAAAGTAACAAAAATCGGCGTGAGAAGGGTGATgctccaaaccagtgtttctcaacgtcagtgaccagtgtggacttcaactcccaggattcctcagccatgggtgctggctgaggaattctgggagttgaagtccacccatcttgaagcggctgaggttgagaaacactgctctgaactGTGAGATTGGGCTCCCAGCAGGCCATAGGGTACTTTAATTCCTATGACGTTCTAATTCCAAGTCTTGggattgtgggaaaactaaaTTCAAGGAGGGCGCTGTATCCTTCCAAAGAGGAGCGATAAATACACAGTTTGGGTTCACAGTTGCACTAAGCCACAGTTTGTCTATCCTTATGGTTTCTCTGGATTTTGGAAAATAGTCTTTctgaaaaatctttttaaaaagacatgatTACAACCTATCAGGGCCCAGGCAAACAGTTTCATAGACTGCACTTGCCCTGAGGTTTGCCAGTCGTCCACCCCTGACCTAAGTTATGACAAATATGCTGTTTTAAATAGTCAGTTTCTGTGACTGGATGACCGTTGGCATGTTTTTGCCTTTCTCTTCCGTACCTAGCTTGCCTCAATGAAGCAACAGCGAGTGGACTTTTATCTTGCAGCCACCAAAGATATGCTGGTGGCTGTGGGTGGAAGGAATGAAAATGGAGCACTGTCATCAGTTGAGACCTACAGCCCTGAGAAAGACACGTGGTCCTACGTAGCAGGCTTGCCAAGGTGAAACGGAGCAGCCCGATGATAGAGAAATGTCACAGTGGTAAACGGTTGAAGGCTGAAACTATCCCTTGAGTTGAGAAAAACTGTAAGACAAAGCCATCTGCTGGTCAGTGCTCACTCTTGGTGGTGGCAAGGGGATGTGGGTGCTTTTAGCATTCAAAGAACACAAGGGCTCTTTCAAACGCTgctggggtgtcaaaaaagtcaagatagggaCTATGATGATGCAGTTGAAGCTCTGCACCATGAAATGATTCATGGTTGTATGACTGAAGTTGCCACCACAAAGAGGTAATGATGGCACCAACGTTTGCAGCCCTAGCAACGTAGTGGTAGTTGCCCACGTGGGTGGCTTCTGAAAACAGTTGGAAACATTCATGGAGCAGGAAGctatcactacaggtagtcctcacttaacaaccacaatagggaccagaaaatgttgttaagtgagtcaccacgtgactggacccggttttatggcattttttacgacagttgttaagcaaatcaccgcagctgttaagtgaatccagcttccccaatggacttttttgccagaaactggcaaaaaacattgcaaattgtgatcacgtaaccgcaggatgctgcaactggttgtaaacgcgagctggctgccaagtgcccaaattgcgatcacgtgactgcgggggtgggggtggtgcgaCGTTTTGCAATAGTTGTGTATACAcattgtaaagcactttttctgaggatGTCATAACTTTGGGCTCTCGTTAAACGGTGGTTAAGcatggactacctgtatcaagGGGCCAGATATGACCTCCAGTTTTGGAGGTGCGTATGGCCCTTGGATTGGCAAATGAGAATGGGTCGTTGGCACCAAAGATCGTCTGCCCAAGTTAGAGTGCTGCCTTTTCCCCCAATGACCTCTGGATATGTTGGGTCTGCAAAGAAAGCCCATGCAtagctggggaatttggggaactGTAGTTGTCCCCCATCTGGAAAGTGCCAGACTGAGGAGGCCTCTGCTTTGGAAGGTCAACAGAGAGAAGATCCGGGAAAACTGGTGGCACCACAGGTCCTGGCCATTTCCTGCGTACacaactttttttccctctctgctctttttttttttttaattttctatcccagcTCTTCCTCCCCAGGCCACTAAGATGAAACAACTCCCAGGTATTTTCTTGCAAAACAATTTTGAAATTAGACCAGGGGTTGCCTGCAGCTGTAGCATTACCAGCTGCTTACCTTTATCTCATGGCTGATACATCACCAAATGCAGTTGTGCAATCTAAGATTGTGTCCAAGGGGTCAAGAAGCAAAACCATTCAGTGAGGGAGTGCATAGGTTGGATTGCATGGATTTAGGTGATGAATAACGGGAAGGATCCTTCTCTGTTCCCGGCCCCAGAAAGCTCCTATAAGGCAAAATATAAAACCTTGCAACCAGGCGGGCCAGCCGTTGGAGTTGGTGTAAGACAGCCTCCTCTGTTGAGTAAAGTCAGACTCCTAGCTGAATGCAGAGTTCTTGTGCAAGGTTTTAGATCACAGCCAACCTATCAGGGAGCCTGAAGTTTAGTTTTGTCTATCTCCATGGGTGTATTTCCACTCTTACGTTTGTCTGTTACCTCTGCGCTCTTAAGAATTTAATCCATTGGCTTCAGGAACTCAAAACAGCCAGGCACTCTCCTTTGCACCACAAAGTAAATAGTTAAATATTGAAGGGGGTTTGAAAGCATCCTCCCATCCTGCTCTAAAGGGCTGCTTACCTTCCCCTTTCGTTTTTCCTTCTGCCGCAGGTTTACGTATGGTCACGCAGGTGCTGTCCACGATGAGCTTGTCTACATTTCGGGAGGCCACGATTACCAGATTGGTCCCTATCGCAAAAATCTGCTGTGCTACGATTATCGGACGGATACCTGGGAAGAGAAGAGGCCTATGATCACAGCTCGGGGCTGGCACAGCATGTGCACTTTACAGGATGACATTTATTCGATCGGGGGCAGCGACGACTATCTCGAAACCATGACCCGCTTCGACATTCTGGGGGTGGAATCCTACAGCCCAAAGTGCAACCAGTGGACCAGAGTGGCCCCTTTGCTCCAAGCCAACAGTGAATCGGGTGTGGCCACCTGGGAGGGCAAGATCTACATCCTTGGGGGCTACAGCTGGGAGAACACTGTCTTCTCCAGAGCTGTTCAGGTGTACGACAAAACGACAAAGCAATGGCACAAAGGGGGTGACCTCCCCAGAGCGATAGCCGGGGTTTCCGCTTGTGTGTGCGCCTTGAAGCCCAGACTGGATGACAAAAAGAAGAAGTCCAAACCACAACGCCATCAGGACAGGGGGAGATGATGAACCTTGCATGGATCTCGCCCTGTCCTTTTCTTTTCCGGATAGGGAGAACTGTTTTTCGAAACTTCAGCAAAAGTATCAGAAAAATTCCTTCTCCACTTGGGCTGGAGAATTTCCTCTGTTGTAGATCTTTGCTTCTCCGGAGTGGCGAGAAAACTGCAGTGGTAGACATCCTCATCTTTGGCGTAGCCACAGTGTTACAGGGCAAAGTCAGTTAGGAGGAATCACAGGGCATCTGTCAAACGGTGACGAGGGAGAGGAATGTCAGGGGTCTTCGGAGAAAGCCGAGCAGGCAGCTAGCTTTTCTTTAAAGTAGAGCAGTGTAAATAGAAGCCTGTCCTTCAAAACTCACTTGCCATATTAAACATCCTGCTTCTGGAAAATCGACCAAAACTGAGAAGCAGCAGTATTCAGCTGTCCCCTGCACCTAAACTGGAGATTTCTGAAACTCTTCTGGAGTACTTCATTTGTATATTCTGGTTTCAGCGGCTAAAACAGGTTCCTGAAACATCATTTTTTACCCCACTGGTAATGACACTGATGCTTTGTTTTGGCCTGAATGATCCCGCTCCGCCTATTATATAGCACATTTGTGACACACAATCATAGGCCTCTGGTTTTACAAGGACTTCAGTGTCAACATTTGGACATGGTTTAAATTATTAGGTATAAGATTATCCCTCTATTCCAGGCAAAGCACATTTCTCATGAGTTTGGGGCAAGGCTTTCTTAATTGAAGACCCAGTTTTGCTAATTCCTAGCCTGGCACTTAGGAGCTGTTAAGGGGTTAAGGTTCTGAACTAGAAGCAGGAAAACCTGAGTCTTAGTCTTggcttagacacaaagccagttgggtgactttggccagcccctctctctcagccttagggagatggaggcaagggccaaccgcttctgaaaatgttgctgaaaaaactgcagggacttgtccctgTAGTCACTAGGAGCTGATGGACTTGAAGGTAAAAAACCCCACAAAACCTGGCAGTGATCAAATAGCATGCTATTCACACATAGTGTTTTTACTGTGTAATTATAGTCCTGCAACTTTTGGCACGGgaaggttcctttcccttctgccAGCCTGTAGGCATTGTTTTGTTGTGAAATCTTGTCTTGGAAGAGATGTTTATTACCATTGCTAGTAGTATTTTACTGTCTGTAggaaaacagcagcaaaacaggATGACAAGAGTCCAATTCCCTGAGGATGGCTCAGGAACAACTTGACCTCACCATTTTCCCCACCTGTCCCACCATTTTCTATGAAATGTGAatcatttttccattcttttatgGGTGATTCTTTAAGCCTCAATCCCTCATTTCCTCTTGTTTATTTGTTCTGTTTATATGCCTGCCCCGCTCTTGGGTggctctggatggctaacaaggattaaaaaatccaaaacaaaggaatgtgataaaataaaatatactatatTGGGCCTGACAACTCATATAGTTACAACTGGGCCAGTGCTTGGGGTAGAAGCAGATCTTcggggcttttttaaaaaatcggcaGGATTGGGGCCAACCAAATGTTTTGGGAGGGcagggggaggatgttccatcagcagacactgcaacagagaagacatcCCTTGTGGGTCCCGTAAGGTGATACTCTAATTGATGGAATCCAGAGTTTGCCAGCCTGGTTGGATTTTATAGGACAAGCAGAGAGAACTGGAGACACAGTTCTACAAATAGCCAGGTCCTATGCCGTGAAGGCTGTATGGGTGACCATTGGCATCTTGAATTCCACCCAGAAGCCCACCGTATTTAGTGTGGCACGTGCCATTTGTTCTGGTGGTTAAACCCATCCAGTATTCAGTTAGGAAACCCCCAGTTAAGGAACGCAAGGGGTGGGGCCCTTCTAAGCCAATGGGAAATTTATGGAGCAAAAGGTCAGACGTTTTTCctgactcaggaaaaaaaatgcatttgaggGTTTCCATTAAGAGATTCACTGTAAATAttctgtgggagagagagagaacgatcTTTGAGAACTAATTTGTGTAGAATTATTCTTTAATGTAGGTGGAGCTGATTATTTTTACAAGGTTTAATAAATATTAGCATGGAATTATGTATTCTCATTTCCCCTTGCTTTTCTTACAATCCTAGACTTGGATATCAAAAAATAAATCGTTTCCAAAGAAGAGTTGGCCTCGCTACACGCTGACCAGCCAGTGATGCTGCTTTCCGTCACAAGAGTTCAGAAAAGGAGGGAGTGAATAAGGGATAGAATAATAATTTTGAACTGAGCATGTGAAGTGGGTAAATCGTCCAGACTTCATATGAAGAATGCAGCTGGATCACATCCAACATGTATGTGTTCTTTAGCTGCTAAAAATGGGGTTGCAGTATTGTTTTCACATGCGATAGAAAGAGAAGCTGTCCAGAGGTAAAATATTGCAGGAAAGTAATGCCACGTTgcatgaaatttaaaaataattacctaCGGACTGAAGGGGAATCCTTGTAAGTCAAAGTGGATGAAAGCTGATTTGCTGCTGATCAGTGAAATTAAAAGTTGCCCCTCCTGAACAGGCTTAGATCCTGGAACTTTATTTGATATAGTCTTGATTTTGGATAAACTTGAGGGCAATGCAGCAGGTGACATTTTTTAAGTGCCTTATTTTGTTCTGGGCCTGGGAATTTAAAATTCTGATTCAGCCATTCATAACCTCCACTATAAGGCACCTTGTGCAAATTTCTGGGCATATTTCGCTTGTGCAAAGTGCTGCCACAGCTTTCAGTGGTTGTGAGAAAACACGTCCGTCAACGCTAAGGCTAGTCTGGTGCTGAGAAGGCATCTTGCTAGTGCTTGGTGTTAAAACTCTTCACTGTACTTAGTAGGAGGCTTGGCAGAAAAGGGGAGTAATGCAGATATTCTTACAAGCCCCTATAAAATATAGGTTGATAAAAAACTATGCCCACAAATTATACTTTGGCTGAAAGTCCCTTTAAGCCTAATTCATGTTTAAGGTTCATAAATCGTATTTCGATTTGATTCCTTTATCGCTTTGGACTGTCCTTTCGTAAGGAATTCCGGCCACTGCACAGGGCTTTTTCACGCTCCTCTAATCTCACAACAACCCTTTGATGTAGGTTGGAAGAGTCGCTCCCAGGATCAGCTAGAAGCTTCGTATCCAGAAggaaaagttggaagccaccttCGTAACGTGCATCAAAGCTGCATTTAGCAAAAAGCTGGCAAGTCTCTCAGTTCAGGTGGCCTATTCTGACCACCTTTTCCCGGGCTCTTAAAACTCCAACAGCTCCATCCAACACGTGCGCTCCGTAAAGACGAGCGCCTGCGCAGTGCCAATCGATCGCCTTTCCGCCACGCATGCGCAAGAAACCGCATCTCTCCCCTCGCTCCTGGGCACGCACCGAATTGCGCATGCGCCAATGTTTCTCCGCCCCCACCGCATGCGTGCGAACGCCCGTTCCCCTCCACGTTGAGGAGCATGTGCGCCAGTCCCTTCAACTCgcgttcgtttatttatttatttgcacaacTCCAGGTCAACCTTCCTCACGGCACAGTGATATGCAACTCCCGTGATGGCCAACCGTGGCAGAACGGGAACCGCGCCGACCGACGAAAAGCGCCCGAAAACGCCTTTTGCGGCGAACCGCGCTTGCGCAGGACATCGCCCTCCCCTCTGAGCCCGGACCGCCCCGACGCGCTCCTACGCATGCGCAGCCAGGCGCTGGCCTCCCTTCCCGGCCTCATCCCCTTACGGCTCATGCGCAGAGCGGCGGGGGGGCGGCCCGGGCCGGCGAGCCCGGCCGTGGGAGTGCGGGGCGTGTGCCGCGAGCGAGCGCGCGCGCCTGCTGCTGCGCAGGCGCCGTGGCTGCCCCTCCCCTGAAGCCCGCCCGCCCGACCGCGGTGTGTGGTGGCGGCCGTCCGCGTTTGCGAGCAGCGAGCGAGAAGATGGCGGCGCCGCCCGCCGCGTGAGGCGCTGAGGGGCACGGCTGagaccgccgccgccgccttctccCCCAGCCGGGGGCCGCGGCGCCATGGCGGTCCACAGCGCGCAGGTAAAACCGCCGTCCCCCGCCTCCTCCTGCCGGGGCGGGAACACGCTGCTGGGCCGGGCCTGCCCCATTCCTGCAGCCTCATGGAGCGCTTCGGCGCGGAAGGCCCGGCTCCGctcgcgggcggcggcggcgggccgtGGCCGATGGGAGCTGCGGGGCTGGCGGGGGGGAAGCGGAGCAGGGGGGAGCGGGCCTCCCCTTCCCCAAAGACCCTTGCGACGGGGACGGGCGGTGGCGGCGCGGGAGGCCCCGCCGAGGAGGGTCCGCGCCCTCTCGAGGCCCCCGTCCGGCGGCGGGGCTCCGCGGCGGGCGGCGGGAAGCCCGCCGCTCGGTCCTCCGCGAGGCTCGGCCGCTCCTGGCGGGGAAGTGCCTCCCTCTGCAGCCTCGCCCGCGGCCCGGGCAGGGTCGTCCCGGCGGGCTCCGGCGGGGCTGCCTGGCGCGGCTCCCGCGTTCCCCGGGCCCTCCGGGGCCAGGCGGCGCCCTCATTGGCGGACTCGGGGGCAGGTCGGGGCTGGGGTTAGGAGGGGGTGTGAACGTGCCCAGGGATGGGCGGGCTGCCGCTTCTCGTTTTTGGGGAGGAGGCTTCGTTCTCAGCGGAACGCACAGGAGGCGACGTTTCTCTTCCCGGCTGGGTTGCCTGCCTAGGCTAGGCCCGTGGTAAGAGGCTAGGGTTGAATTTCCAGGTAAGGGTGAGTATTGGAGTAGAGTTTGGGAGAGGGCGATCTGTCGTCTTTATCaatatatatctgtatatatctctatccatctatctatggGAAAAGATGATAGGTGGCTTTAATTTTGGGAGGAGCTGGCGATGAATTTAGGtccctttcttttttatatgaaaaaaaatgaaaagcgcAAAGAAGCCCTGGAGGAGGGTAATAACTTTTAGGGATGACTAGAGATAAGACGGAGCCTTGGCACCTTCCCTCTTTATTCAGCAGAACTTCTCAGCATTTGCTGAAGCAGGCcctgtggggtgggtgggttgcctTCATTCACTGGCTCTTTTCCTCGGAGGCTCTTGTGTTTTCTCTGCTCACCGTTGTCGGGTTGCAAAGATGCTTCCAGGAATGCAGCAGGGAAAGTTAGCAGAATGCTGTATTTTAAAGCGATTATATGCTTTTTGGGTAGTGAACAGGGTTTTTACGTTTTGATTTGGGTGTTATGAAAGCTTCCCCTATCCTTTCCCTATCCTTTTGATTTTTATGCGGTGTTTTTACCTGAAGGAtgagatgtttttttaaaaaaacttgattaCATTCCTGTTTGTAATAGTCAGGAAATATATACGTAGTTGTAAAGGAAATAAATGGGAGGCTGGGGAGGCTACTTTAATTTATGGAACTTGCTGCTAAGGACCATCTAGTCAGTATTGTTTGGTTTCAGGCTTTCCTGAAGATATTAGAACTGACCTGTGTCATTTGTATTCTGTTTAATTAGCATGAACAAGGGAATTGGGCAAGGCTGGATTATAGAATTCTGAATGCCAAGGGAGTAAATAGTTCTAGCAAAATGTAGTTGCGTGCTCTCTGCAAAGGAGAGAAGTCACAGGCTGTGATGAAGGTGGCTCAACGCTGAGCAGTTCTGACATACACACCTACTTTTATATGATGGTTGGTTTGGTCCTGAAAATTTAACCAAAGTCATC from the Candoia aspera isolate rCanAsp1 chromosome 11, rCanAsp1.hap2, whole genome shotgun sequence genome contains:
- the KLHL36 gene encoding kelch-like protein 36 isoform X2, with translation MEGTRQVRFSRPSKISQSSKVYKCAAHPSFVLQSLNEQRHRNLFCDVVLVVDEQKVPAHRNVLAVCSEYFHTMFTIGMREAYQKEVELFGATGIGLTAVMDFLYGCDLFLNGGNIDYILETAHLLQIWQVVDFCCEYLENEVNEENYLYLQELASIFSLKRLDAYIDSFILKNFGTLSFTPDFSQNIPVEKLCQYLGSSDVQQECEHDLLQAALQWLMQHPEQETEAHRVLENIHFPLIPKSDLLHRVKPAICSLLPKEANCGDFVEEAVEYHNQVAAQPILQNKRTALRTNEERLLFVGGEVSENCLELSDDTCFLDPKTGQWVKETPLPARRSHHCVAVLGGFIFLAGGSFLRDNGGDAASGLLYRFTYGHAGAVHDELVYISGGHDYQIGPYRKNLLCYDYRTDTWEEKRPMITARGWHSMCTLQDDIYSIGGSDDYLETMTRFDILGVESYSPKCNQWTRVAPLLQANSESGVATWEGKIYILGGYSWENTVFSRAVQVYDKTTKQWHKGGDLPRAIAGVSACVCALKPRLDDKKKKSKPQRHQDRGR
- the KLHL36 gene encoding kelch-like protein 36 isoform X1; its protein translation is MEGTRQVRFSRPSKISQSSKVYKCAAHPSFVLQSLNEQRHRNLFCDVVLVVDEQKVPAHRNVLAVCSEYFHTMFTIGMREAYQKEVELFGATGIGLTAVMDFLYGCDLFLNGGNIDYILETAHLLQIWQVVDFCCEYLENEVNEENYLYLQELASIFSLKRLDAYIDSFILKNFGTLSFTPDFSQNIPVEKLCQYLGSSDVQQECEHDLLQAALQWLMQHPEQETEAHRVLENIHFPLIPKSDLLHRVKPAICSLLPKEANCGDFVEEAVEYHNQVAAQPILQNKRTALRTNEERLLFVGGEVSENCLELSDDTCFLDPKTGQWVKETPLPARRSHHCVAVLGGFIFLAGGSFLRDNGGDAASGLLYRYDPRCKQWIKLASMKQQRVDFYLAATKDMLVAVGGRNENGALSSVETYSPEKDTWSYVAGLPRFTYGHAGAVHDELVYISGGHDYQIGPYRKNLLCYDYRTDTWEEKRPMITARGWHSMCTLQDDIYSIGGSDDYLETMTRFDILGVESYSPKCNQWTRVAPLLQANSESGVATWEGKIYILGGYSWENTVFSRAVQVYDKTTKQWHKGGDLPRAIAGVSACVCALKPRLDDKKKKSKPQRHQDRGR